The sequence below is a genomic window from Synechococcus sp. PCC 7335.
GAGATGTTAAAAACTGTTGAACCCATTAGAGAAAACTTCACCAAAGAAGCATGTTGTCACCTAACTGCAGCAACCTCAGTCCTCAACTGAGGCATTGCTGATAGCTACTCGCCATTTCCTCAAAAGATTCTATTCTCGAGCTTCTTCGATGGTCTGCTCGAGTGCGTTGAAGGCAATTCTGGCAGCGGCTTGCTCAGCCATTTTCATCGATCGACCCTTGCCAGTGCCCCATAGCTTATCTTGAAACCAGGCTTCGGCCTGAAAGCGTTCTTCATCACCATGTATCTGACTGATTTCGCTTACTTTATAGGTAGGTAGTGACTTGTAGTGAGATTGAGTCAGCTCTTGCAGCGCGGCTTTGTAGTTCTGTCTAGCTGGGTCGCTACGTAAGGACTGAGTGAGCCGCGCGAAATGAGGATCTAACCAAGGACGAATTAGGCTGAGGTTGCCTGCACTGAGGTATAGCGCGCCAAGGATGGCTTCGAAGGTGTCCGCCAGTCGCGAATCGGTTCCAGCTTTGTCTCCGGCTGCGCTTTTGGACAAAATCAGGTAGCGGCGCAGGTGATAGCGTTTAGCAAGGGTGGCAAGGGTGCGATCGCTAACAATTTGTGATCGCACTGCTGACATATCTCCCAACGCCATCTGCGGATAGCGCTCCATCAGGAACTCTGCCGCTGCCAAGCGGAGTGCTGCATCTCCTAGAAACTCTAGCTTTTCATTGTTCTGGGTAGCTGAGCTAGAAATATCAACCAGCGCTAGCTCTAAAAGCTCTAACCGAACATCCGCTGCGCTAATTCCTAAAGCTGTGAGTAACGCCTCTATATCATTTGAGTTGCCGTTACTTGAAGCGTTGCTATCATCTGGAACATCGCTAGTCGCACCAAGCTTAGTCCGTTCTAGAGTAGTGCGTTTTCTAGCCATAGAAAGTAGATCGCAGGGGGTTGGTCAAAAAAGATCTAGAGCTGGACCTAAGCCGGGTTCTGTTCTCGATAGAAGCAAGACAAAAGCTCACTTCTAAGAGGTGGTTATCTATCTGGGACGCCTGTTACCAAACGCCTCTAGCGGCACACTTAAAGCGGAGCCGGTAAAAAGCCAACCGTTGCTCCTTCGGCCTTGCACCCAACCGGGGTTTACCTGGCCAGCACCTCTCGATGCTGCCGGTGCGCTCTTACCGCACCCTTGCACCCTTACCTGTAAAAGTTTCCTTCCCATCGGCGGTATGTTTCTGTGGCACTCTCCTCACGGTCACCCGCACTGGGGATTACCCAGCAAGTTCGACTTTTCGGGAGCCCGGACTTTCCTCAGAGCCAGAAGCAGAGATTTTTAAAACTCTACTCTTGCCCCGCAACCACTGAGCCAGCTCTAGAGCACTAGTGTATCGCTATTTTATGGCCTTCTACTAGTCAAGATAGTCCAGACTATTTGGTCTAGACTATCTCTCCCAAAACCAGCTACGCGTCCGTTGTCTGTTGCGGCCAGTCCGTCTGAGCACCCATCGCAAGGGCGGCAGCGCAATTTGATCAGGTTTGAACTCTAGCTGGAAGCTAAAAGGAATCAGTAAGTTGATTAGCTCAGTGTCTTGAGCAGTAGCATTCTTTATCCCTACCATCAAATCGAGCTGATAAAGCGGCTGTATATTGTTAGAGTCTGTTGTTGAATTCGTAAGCTTTGATTGGGCTAGACGATCTTCTAAGTTGACTAAGGGTTTGATTAGTTTCATCTGGCCGCTCTTGGCATCGTAGATATAGTTGCTTTCGATTGTGACTTCTGAGGTAACTGCTTGCCCTGGATTGACGACGCTATGAACCTGCGCTTGTGAAAGGTCTCTGAGCATATTGGGGATGCTGCGAACGACTCGGTGGCCTTGCTTTAGCATCTCTAGAGAGCTGTTGTCCCAGTTGATGTAAGTTTGTAGGCTAGCAGTCCTGTTATCAACTGTCACAGACAAATACAGCAACGGCGGTTTAATTGGTTGCTGACCCGTGGGTTTCACCCGAATTTCAATTTTTGGATGGAGCATGGATGCGATCGCCCGGTTATCCAAACCTATCTTCCTAAGGTCAGCTAGCTGTGATGGGTCCATCTTCGATGCATCAGGTGCATCACCAACCAGCAGACAAAGCACCGGAAATCTGACTTCGCTGTCATTAGAGCTTCTTTCTTCAACAACTGCCTTGATTTTGTTAGAACGTACTTTTTCTTGGAAAGAAAGCTGTGTTTGCGTCTGCTCTGCCAAAAGATCCTTATCTAAATGGATAATCACTTTATCCTCTAGCCGATCTTCTAAAGAGAGTGCCATCTGGTAGAGGACGTAAATCACGACCAAAAAGTAAACAGTTAGAAGAAATGCATCCATAGTGGCCGCAAAGATTCCTATTAAAAGCCATGAGAAGAAGGCAGCAACAATTCTTCAGTAAACTGCCATCAAGCTTACATGGGTTCTGCCAGAATGCTTAGCCTCACATCGATTCTGCATTCTATAACAAGGCGCGAGTTGTCGCGGAGACCGAATCCCTACCTGACTTACGCTTAGAGCGCCATTAAAGCACTATTGGAATCCTCAAGTGCGGTCAATACTCTGACAATTTGAAGATATTTTGTTTACAGTGATAGGTGCTAAGAAGAATACTTAAACAGTTGTTTCAGTTGAGTTTGTTGCTTGATGAGTTTCTAAGATCTTTCTCTAGCTATGAAAGATATAACAACTGTGAGTCTTTATTTCCTAAGCAGATGTTTTTCTCTAAGACAAGAAACATAGTATATCTCTTGGCAAACATCGTCTTCTCTAATGCAACGCTGATTTATACAAGTTTGGACAGGGCTGATGCAGACTTGCTCAATGCCCAAGTAGTGAATACGCCTATCAGTATCGGAGGGAGCTACGGTCAGTAGCGTTACCTTATCCGGCGAACCTTATCTAGCGATCAGGACTTCTGTAATTTTGCCGCGCTTGCTTGCTTTAGAGTTGATTGAGCGGGCGGCGGTGATAGTGTGAA
It includes:
- the rnc gene encoding ribonuclease III, which translates into the protein MARKRTTLERTKLGATSDVPDDSNASSNGNSNDIEALLTALGISAADVRLELLELALVDISSSATQNNEKLEFLGDAALRLAAAEFLMERYPQMALGDMSAVRSQIVSDRTLATLAKRYHLRRYLILSKSAAGDKAGTDSRLADTFEAILGALYLSAGNLSLIRPWLDPHFARLTQSLRSDPARQNYKAALQELTQSHYKSLPTYKVSEISQIHGDEERFQAEAWFQDKLWGTGKGRSMKMAEQAAARIAFNALEQTIEEARE